The Saprospiraceae bacterium genome includes a window with the following:
- a CDS encoding FAD-dependent oxidoreductase yields the protein MRHCVRILQLVFFVIHLIPGLAQVSQNYDIVIYGGNSSGVAAAIQASRMGKKVVLLEPTNRIGGLTTGGLGQTDIGNKQAIGGISREFYQNVKKYYQNPGNWKFQKKENYKDGGQTTSDINEDAMWTFEPSAALKILKEMLAKELKITLEYGQRLDRVNGVKKFKGKIVSVKMESGNVYKGKMYIDASYEGDLMASAGVRYSIGRESNDEYQESLNGVQNNDTSLTLKKRKSNNGVYHNFKNGVDPYVVKGKPESGLLPFIEVTHPPSDGTGDKKIQAYCFRMCLTDFEDNRIPFEMPSSYNELDYELLFRNYEAGETAVPWINSSMPNRKTDTNNSRGFSTDFIGQNYEYPEADYNTRKLIVEKHLNYQKGLMWSLAYHPRIPAFIREQVSKWGLCKDEFEEGNGWPSQLYVREARRMKSDYVMTQSNCEGLITASDPVGMAAYGMDSHNTQRFVTKDGFVRNEGNVEAHGSGPYPISYQSIIPKKEECSNLLVPVCLSSTHIAFGSIRMEPVFMVLGQSAAVAASLSIDKKVAVQNLPYKSLHEALRKYKQVLGNKE from the coding sequence ATTCTTCCGGGGTAGCCGCCGCCATACAAGCCTCCAGGATGGGCAAAAAGGTAGTTTTACTCGAACCCACGAATCGAATCGGTGGATTAACCACAGGTGGGTTAGGCCAGACAGATATCGGCAACAAACAAGCCATAGGAGGTATTTCAAGGGAATTTTATCAGAATGTGAAAAAATATTATCAAAATCCGGGTAATTGGAAGTTTCAGAAGAAAGAAAACTATAAGGATGGCGGCCAAACCACTTCAGATATTAATGAAGATGCAATGTGGACATTTGAACCTTCTGCCGCATTGAAAATTCTTAAAGAGATGCTTGCAAAGGAGCTCAAAATTACTTTAGAATATGGTCAACGATTAGATCGTGTAAATGGTGTGAAGAAATTTAAGGGAAAAATTGTTTCTGTCAAAATGGAGAGTGGCAATGTATATAAAGGTAAAATGTACATTGATGCCAGCTATGAAGGTGATTTGATGGCCTCTGCGGGAGTACGATACTCGATAGGTAGAGAATCAAATGATGAATATCAGGAGAGTTTAAATGGTGTACAAAATAATGATACCAGTTTGACACTCAAGAAAAGAAAGTCCAATAATGGGGTATATCATAATTTTAAAAATGGTGTGGACCCCTACGTAGTAAAAGGGAAGCCTGAAAGTGGGTTGCTCCCTTTCATTGAAGTTACCCATCCTCCATCTGATGGGACAGGTGATAAAAAGATTCAGGCCTATTGTTTCAGAATGTGCTTAACCGATTTTGAAGATAACCGAATCCCTTTTGAGATGCCATCCTCGTACAACGAATTGGATTATGAGCTTTTGTTTAGAAATTATGAAGCAGGGGAAACTGCTGTGCCCTGGATTAATTCTAGTATGCCCAATCGAAAAACCGACACTAATAATAGCAGAGGTTTTTCAACTGATTTTATTGGTCAAAATTATGAATATCCGGAAGCGGACTATAATACTCGTAAACTCATAGTTGAAAAACATCTGAACTATCAAAAAGGATTGATGTGGTCTTTGGCCTATCATCCCAGAATACCTGCATTCATAAGAGAGCAAGTCTCAAAATGGGGTTTGTGTAAAGATGAATTTGAAGAAGGTAATGGCTGGCCTTCTCAATTGTATGTAAGAGAAGCCCGCAGAATGAAAAGTGATTATGTAATGACACAGTCCAACTGTGAAGGATTAATTACCGCTTCAGACCCTGTAGGAATGGCTGCTTATGGTATGGATTCTCACAATACACAAAGGTTTGTTACAAAGGATGGTTTTGTAAGAAATGAAGGAAATGTAGAAGCACACGGTTCGGGACCTTATCCTATAAGCTATCAATCCATAATTCCAAAAAAGGAAGAATGTAGTAATTTATTGGTTCCTGTGTGTTTAAGTTCAACGCACATTGCATTTGGTTCTATTCGTATGGAGCCAGTGTTTATGGTTTTAGGTCAGTCTGCCGCAGTAGCAGCTTCTTTATCCATAGACAAAAAAGTTGCTGTTCAAAATTTACCTTACAAAAGTCTACATGAGGCTCTGCGAAAATACAAACAAGTTTTAGGAAACAAAGAATAA
- a CDS encoding carbon-nitrogen hydrolase family protein — translation MKICIAQTRPVKGNISSNIEAHRRFIELALTHNAKAIFFPELSLTGYEPALAKKLATTQNDNRLDIFQQISDHNHIIIGLGLPSLSDTQIRISMIIFEPNKPRQTYSKQQLHSDEFPFFDQGAEQLIIKSKCSNIAPAICYESLQTIHIEVAYQLGANVYLATVTKPSNGIERAFDHFPKIAKQYTLPVLMANCVGFCDNFLSVGQSAVWTKDGKLVGQLDDKTQGILIFDTETEEVDQRTI, via the coding sequence ATGAAAATTTGCATCGCACAAACACGACCTGTAAAAGGAAATATATCGTCCAATATTGAAGCACACAGAAGATTTATTGAACTTGCTTTGACGCACAATGCAAAGGCAATATTTTTTCCAGAACTTTCATTAACAGGTTATGAACCAGCGCTTGCCAAAAAATTAGCGACCACTCAAAATGATAATCGTTTAGACATCTTTCAGCAAATAAGTGATCACAATCATATAATTATAGGACTTGGATTGCCTAGTCTATCTGATACGCAAATTCGCATAAGCATGATCATTTTTGAACCAAATAAACCAAGGCAAACTTATTCAAAACAGCAGCTTCATTCAGACGAGTTTCCCTTCTTTGATCAAGGTGCGGAACAATTAATTATCAAGTCAAAATGTTCGAATATCGCTCCAGCTATTTGTTATGAAAGTTTACAAACTATACATATTGAAGTGGCTTATCAACTAGGCGCCAACGTTTACTTAGCCACTGTAACAAAACCAAGTAATGGCATTGAAAGAGCATTTGACCATTTTCCTAAAATAGCAAAACAATACACATTGCCCGTATTAATGGCTAACTGTGTAGGTTTTTGCGATAACTTTTTAAGTGTTGGTCAAAGTGCTGTTTGGACCAAAGATGGTAAATTAGTTGGGCAACTTGACGACAAAACTCAAGGGATTTTAATTTTTGATACAGAGACAGAAGAAGTAGATCAAAGAACAATATAA
- a CDS encoding OsmC family protein: MAHEHNYKITTEWTGNTGDGNKNVRTYDRSHTVSIQGKPELFLTTDNAVVGDKTKLNPEDLLVSAISSCHMLSYLYLCSMEGIVVIAYTDQATGIMIENASGGGSFKEVVLNPIFHLADSSKAERAIELHHKAHEICYIANSVNFEVKCNPICKVA, translated from the coding sequence ATGGCACACGAACACAATTACAAAATAACGACAGAATGGACAGGTAATACAGGTGACGGAAATAAAAATGTACGCACTTATGACCGTAGCCATACCGTTTCCATACAAGGGAAACCCGAATTATTTCTAACAACGGATAATGCTGTGGTGGGAGATAAAACAAAATTGAATCCCGAAGATTTGTTGGTTTCGGCCATTTCGTCTTGCCACATGCTTTCCTATTTGTACTTATGCTCGATGGAAGGTATCGTAGTTATAGCTTACACTGATCAAGCTACAGGAATTATGATAGAAAATGCAAGTGGAGGAGGAAGTTTTAAAGAAGTTGTTCTGAATCCGATCTTTCATTTGGCTGACTCCAGTAAGGCAGAAAGAGCTATCGAACTGCACCACAAAGCTCATGAAATCTGTTACATTGCCAATTCTGTAAATTTTGAAGTGAAATGTAATCCAATTTGTAAGGTAGCATAA
- a CDS encoding n-acetylglutamate synthase, with the protein MINYNDRIFRPIANTENGETSNETVFVYKQTGNILTSEYTGGKIKYGHLIGLVDENGNIDMRYHQVNHLGEIMTGICKSKPEILENGKIRLHENWEWTSGDKSKGTSIIEEQ; encoded by the coding sequence ATTATTAACTACAACGATAGAATATTCAGGCCAATAGCCAATACCGAAAATGGTGAAACATCCAATGAAACAGTTTTTGTATATAAACAAACCGGAAATATCCTGACATCCGAATACACTGGTGGGAAGATTAAATACGGGCATCTGATTGGGCTGGTTGATGAAAATGGCAATATAGACATGCGCTATCACCAAGTGAACCATTTAGGTGAGATCATGACGGGAATTTGCAAATCAAAACCCGAAATACTTGAAAATGGAAAAATTCGCCTTCACGAAAATTGGGAATGGACTTCGGGAGACAAATCAAAGGGAACATCAATCATAGAAGAACAGTAA
- a CDS encoding cupin domain-containing protein: MDEIKSINIMEKFALFEKQWTPHIIGELNGQYVKLCKLKDDFVWHSHENEDELFMVFKGTLLMDFRDGRTVEVKEGEILIVPKGVEHRPHTNGDVVFNLLFEPKATLHTGTVESEMTVKELDWI, translated from the coding sequence ATGGATGAGATTAAGTCAATTAATATTATGGAAAAATTTGCATTGTTTGAAAAGCAGTGGACACCACATATCATTGGAGAACTTAATGGGCAATATGTAAAACTTTGTAAGTTGAAAGATGATTTTGTTTGGCATAGTCATGAAAATGAAGACGAACTTTTTATGGTATTCAAAGGAACACTCTTGATGGATTTTAGGGATGGCCGAACAGTCGAAGTGAAGGAAGGAGAAATTCTAATCGTACCAAAAGGTGTAGAACATCGACCGCATACCAATGGTGATGTTGTTTTTAATCTACTTTTTGAGCCGAAGGCAACTTTGCATACAGGCACTGTTGAAAGTGAAATGACCGTAAAAGAATTGGATTGGATTTAA
- a CDS encoding transposase — MITQDAFTSGKSLIGTILDKMVGINKWQKVFFMEVTMLFLTIKGKINFTQMGRYSSSPEVRFRNMFKKAFDFVSINSLFITQQCGDELIVGFDPSYLSKSGKHTPNVGYFYSGVAGMIKRGMEFGCLAIIDVKQNTAYHLDAVQTPPVKKEDAETGLIKHYCKIFVERINTIKKHSEILVVDGWFNKQKFVGSMTKLGLEVICRLRPDANLKYLYNGPKMEGRGRPKKYSCKVYLKNIDKSVFKKTVDDGSKVIYEAVVYSISLKINIKVAYTEYLNEKGEVTNTILYFSTNTSRDSIDIVRYYKARFQMEFIFRDGKQFTGLDNCQARSVEKIHNHVNYAMTAVNVAKAIIRQGIEKDQPCSCSIQDIKTELFNQFLLERIFINYGIEPELQKNNELKRKILDFGKVAA, encoded by the coding sequence AAAAGCCTTATAGGTACAATATTAGATAAAATGGTTGGCATCAACAAATGGCAGAAAGTATTTTTTATGGAAGTAACCATGTTATTTCTTACCATCAAAGGAAAAATCAATTTTACTCAGATGGGAAGATATAGTTCGTCGCCTGAAGTGAGGTTTCGCAACATGTTCAAGAAGGCATTTGATTTTGTATCAATCAATTCTTTATTTATCACCCAACAATGTGGCGATGAATTGATAGTGGGGTTTGATCCTTCATATCTTTCAAAGAGTGGGAAACATACACCTAATGTAGGCTATTTTTACTCTGGTGTAGCAGGCATGATCAAGCGAGGTATGGAATTTGGATGCTTGGCCATCATAGATGTCAAGCAAAATACAGCCTATCATCTTGATGCCGTACAGACACCACCGGTGAAGAAAGAAGATGCAGAAACTGGTCTGATCAAACACTATTGTAAGATATTTGTCGAAAGGATTAATACAATAAAGAAACATAGTGAAATCCTAGTAGTAGATGGTTGGTTTAACAAACAAAAATTTGTAGGATCAATGACCAAATTGGGGTTAGAAGTGATCTGTAGATTACGCCCCGATGCAAACTTAAAGTATCTTTACAATGGTCCGAAGATGGAAGGAAGAGGTCGCCCTAAGAAATACTCATGCAAAGTATATCTCAAAAATATAGATAAGAGTGTATTCAAAAAGACAGTTGATGATGGGAGCAAGGTTATATACGAAGCAGTGGTGTATTCCATAAGTCTAAAGATAAATATCAAAGTGGCCTATACAGAATATTTAAATGAGAAAGGTGAAGTTACAAACACCATTCTTTATTTTAGCACCAACACGTCTAGGGATTCCATCGACATAGTCAGATATTACAAAGCCAGATTTCAAATGGAATTTATATTCAGAGACGGTAAACAGTTTACCGGATTGGACAACTGTCAGGCAAGGTCAGTGGAGAAAATCCATAATCATGTAAATTATGCCATGACGGCAGTCAATGTAGCTAAAGCAATCATACGGCAAGGCATAGAAAAAGATCAGCCCTGCAGTTGCTCCATTCAAGATATCAAAACAGAGTTATTTAATCAATTTCTGCTGGAAAGAATATTTATCAACTATGGTATTGAACCAGAGTTGCAAAAAAATAATGAATTAAAACGCAAAATATTAGATTTTGGGAAAGTCGCAGCTTAA